A stretch of Lathyrus oleraceus cultivar Zhongwan6 chromosome 6, CAAS_Psat_ZW6_1.0, whole genome shotgun sequence DNA encodes these proteins:
- the LOC127093017 gene encoding transcriptional activator DEMETER: protein MNEQNSKISIMNFGEQLFGQDGKQFQINNSWVPITPEKPIQIRTDTISDWPANQMRRTNYQEYPLHGNDYMNKMLLHYHGPYQNPRLIGQTGQIGEYNNFSGNSVSRNSVINQIADSYTQAQHYENNGLNNHRLELLLKKNATDIATANRNLDTSINMAARNPLLPKFYPKSNNDASYSCAASDIVYREANRFLIPNRNSEFRGSNTDNLLNNDIHCSVTNPMKGIFSEESYGDTYPEHYFNYVPNAEVDATTSFTNSLLSTPKTMDQLKFVENQFAHLHELSCDLDNNAIAESTSHGKDFAPCTENEIQEYCDGLLQQIVDSSSAVISTTHGDQKSSVSNNCDKVSNEIFDLNKTPEQKVPRRRKHRPKVIREAKPKRNTNPASQKTEIKEKPRRKRKIVAKTAATPEAGVIKDMCDSTAATTKSCRRALNFDLENSTHESQSSMVFQQEIYHINEMYSGANIKYDPNSPLMISQQDDLAVGHRQPSNRDDIPLLLKGKESNPFFSERESTITMSETTKEQIAKFPVIEKGPAQGKSSLWQERNSGCMQQYIDANEIGNTLFQSETCFENTQETGELNFENTFQLLNNHSNSIEANGSKRKYSNSTKNQCHSSRNPLGASLCQEILQVDGNFKSTTLAKGFLKKNKRKRTQNKLHSKVHGGSSSQIKPKGDSRKVRKEEKIGSQLQNEEMTNCCIESSRFVEKQNRAARTGDSFAISGERHQIYSTLMDSIVCQLNSLHLNGSNTSEMEGQKALVPYKGDGSIVPYQEFGFEKKRNPRPKVDLDPETERTWKLLMGIEGSEDLEGADKKKEKWWEEERNVFRGRADSFIARMHLVQGDRRFSKWKGSVVDSVIGVFLTQNVSDHLSSSAFMSLAARFPLMSKSSDVVTHTLVEEPQHCIENQADIIASYERGKLNPPTYYIDFEMPHHTGEFLRDSRTSRINDSIIKPNNHSSEEEFLSSQDSLDSSVTQDTRIRSNSESEVRNSRCEPSKAQFLTSTNSLEVGKTTMFQEFFHCVNGVSLFEERTNGNLQQQHVKQSSRVGRNDIHSFHSASGHPCSFGNPQKQQLPVAPSTNYESYYSYIQGLDTFQMNGEEFSWPDTASIHNEFQDNSYMRFGINGVGDSVEKPTEIQHGNGTLESPELSTMNLYRPLSEHSAFIGNTSQSRSHTNYNQPSPNHHLVGQKTFQSEGKTYAESSNNSHIFGKDHAGNDHSNILMCAEEVFDSEKIISTETRQVCSDNIQAEKKAKKQVYPGQKDKEGKLKVRKERKTKPEANKKHEDDWDKLRKEVEENGTKIERNTDTMDSLDYEAIRCASVKEISDAIKERGMNNMLAERIKEFLDRLVRDHGSIDLEWLRHAPPDKVKDYLLSMRGLGLKSVECVRLLTLHHLAFPVDTNVGRIAVRLGWVPLQPLPEKLQIHLLELYPVLESIQKYLWPRLCKLDQRTLYELHYQMITFGKVFCTKKKPNCNACPMRAECRHFASAFASARLALPGPEEKQIVSMPVPIADERNPPNLNPVILSLPGNNMSIEVCPQSKQCEPIIEEPATPEQSTEALESDIEDFFWEDPDEIPTINVNLEVFAKSLQNHMQEHEGDQSKALVAWNPQSASIPTPKLKNVSRLRTEHQVYELPDSHPLLEKMDKREPDDPSPYLLAIWSPGETANSIEPPQRKCGSQDSTSLCNDNTCFSCNSIREANSQIVRGTILIPCRTATRGSFPLNGTYFQVNELFADHASSIEPIDIPRAWIWNLPRRTVYFGTSVSSIFKGLSTPEIQHCFWRGFVCVRGFDQQKRSPRPLFARFHFIESKFAKTKK from the exons ATGAATGAACAAAACAGCAA GATTTCAATAATGAACTTCGGCGAACAGCTTTTTGGTCAAGATGGGAAACAGTTTCAAATAAACAATTCATGGGTACCCATCACCCCTGAGAAACCGATTCAAATAAGAACTGATACGATATCAGACTGGCCAGCGAACCAAATGAGAAGAACAAACTATCAAGAATATCCTCTACATGGAAATGACTACATGAATAAGATGCTGCTGCATTACCATGGACCGTATCAGAATCCCCGTCTGATAGGGCAAACAGGCCAAATTGGAGAGTACAATAACTTCAGTGGCAATTCAGTCAGTAGAAACAGTGTTATCAATCAGATTGCAGACTCTTACACTCAGGCGCAGCATTATGAGAACAACGGATTGAACAATCATAGGTTGGAACTACTGCTCAAGAAGAACGCAACTGATATAGCTACTGCTAACAGGAATTTGGATACAAGCATCAACATGGCAGCAAGAAATCCACTGCTGCCAAAATTTTATCCCAAGTCTAATAATGATGCGAGTTATTCCTGTGCAGCTTCAGACATTGTGTACAGAGAAGCAAATAGATTTCTCATTCCAAATAGGAATTCTGAATTTAGAGGCAGCAATACAGATAATTTGCTCAACAATGACATTCACTGCTCAGTCACAAACCCAATGAAGGGCATCTTCTCTGAGGAATCCTATG GTGATACTTACCCTGAGCATTATTTCAACTATGTGCCAAATGCAGAAGTTGATGCTACCACTAGTTTCACAAACTCCCTCCTATCAACACCAAAAACAATGGATCAGCTCAAGTTTGTTGAAAACCAGTTTGCACACTTACACGAGTTGTCGTGCGATCTTGACAACAATGCAATAGCTGAAAGCACAAGTCATGGGAAAGATTTTGCTCCATGCACGGAGAATGAAATCCAAGAATATTGTGATGGGCTTCTACAGCAAATTGTAGATTCTTCATCAGCAGTAATCTCTACAACACATGGGGATCAAAAGAGTTCGGTCAGCAACAACTGTGACAAGGTAAGTAACGAGATTTTTGACCTGAACAAGACACCTGAGCAGAAAGTACCTAGACGCAGAAAGCATAGGCCAAAGGTAATTAGAGAGGCCAAACCCAAAAGAAATACAAACCCAGCAAGTCAAAAGACAGAGATTAAGGAAAAACCACGCAGAAAAAGGAAGATTGTTGCAAAAACTGCAGCAACACCGGAGGCAGGTGTTATAAAAGACATGTGTGATTCAACGGCAGCAACTACAAAATCCTGCAGGAGAGCTCTAAATTTTGACTTAGAAAATAGTACACATGAAAGCCAGAGCAGCATGGTTTTTCAGCAAGAGATCTACCATATAAATGAGATGTATAGTGGAGCAAATATAAAGTATGATCCAAACTCACCTTTGATGATCAGTCAGCAGGATGACCTTGCCGTAGGACACCGACAACCCAGTAACAGAGATGATATTCCACTTCTATTGAAAGGAAAGGAATCAAATCCTTTCTTCTCGGAGAGAGAATCAACCATAACCATGTCAGAAACTACAAAAGAGCAGATAGCAAAATTTCCAGTCATTGAGAAAGGTCCAGCACAAGGAAAATCTAGTTTATGGCAGGAAAGAAATAGCGGATGCATGCAACAATACATTGATGCAAATGAAATTGGCAACACTCTCTTTCAATCAGAAACATGTTTTGAAAACACTCAGGAGACAGGGGAACTGAATTTTGAAAATACGTTTCAGTTGCTTAACAATCACTCCAACTCCATTGAAGCAAATGGTTCCAAGAGAAAATATTCTAACAGCACTAAGAACCAATGTCACTCATCCAGAAATCCACTTGGTGCTTCCTTGTGCCAAGAGATTTTACAAGTGGATGGAAACTTCAAAAGTACAACTCTTGCCAAAGGTTTcttaaagaaaaataaaaggaaaagaaCTCAAAATAAACTCCACTCAAAAGTCCACGGAGGATCTTCCAGCCAAATAAAGCCTAAAGGTGATTCACGGAAAgtaagaaaagaagaaaaaattgGGTCTCAATTGCAAAACGAGGAAATGACAAACTGCTGCATTGAAAGCAGTAGATTTGTAGAAAAGCAAAACAGAGCTGCCCGTACTGGTGATTCCTTTGCTATCTCAG GTGAGCGACACCAGATATATTCCACCCTGATGGACAGCATAGTTTGCCAACTGAATAGTCTCCACCTCAATGGGAGCAACACATCAGAGATGGAAGGACAAAAGGCACTTGTCCCGTATAAGGGAGATGGTTCTATTGTACCCTACCAGGAATTTGGATTTGAAAAGAAACGTAATCCAAGGCCTAAAGTGGACCTTGATCCAGAAACAGAGAGAACCTGGAAACTGTTGATGGGGATAGAAGGAAGTGAAGACCTTGAAGGAGCTGACAAGAAAAAGGAGAAGTGGTGGGAAGAGGAAAGAAATGTATTTCGTGGACGAGCTGATTCCTTCATTGCACGGATGCATCTtgttcaag GAGATAGACGTTTTTCAAAGTGGAAAGGATCTGTTGTTGATTCGGTGATTGGTGTTTTTCTCACTCAGAATGTCTCAGACCATCTTTCAAG CTCTGCCTTTATGTCTCTAGCAGCAAGGTTTCCTCTTATGTCAAAAAGCAGCGATGTTGTCACACACACATTGGTTGAAGAGCCACAACACTGCATAGAAAATCAAGCTGACATAATAGCATCATATGAAAGAGGAAAATTAAATCCACCAACCTACTATATTGACTTTGAGATGCCACATCATACAGGAGAGTTTTTGAGAGACAGTAGAACTTCAAGGATAAATGACAGCATAATAAAGCCAAATAATCATAGCTCAGAGGAAGAATTCTTATCATCACAAGATTCTCTTGATTCCTCAGTTACTCAAGATACCAGAATTAGATCCAATTCAGAATCAGAAGTACGTAACAGTAGGTGTGAACCCAGCAAGGCTCAGTTCTTAACTTCAACAAATTCTCTAGAGGTAGGAAAAACCACTATGTTTCAGGAATTTTTCCATTGTGTAAACGGAGTATCACTGTTTGAAGAGAGAACCAATGGAAacctacaacaacaacatgtGAAACAGAGTTCAAGAGTAGGCAGAAATGATATTCACAGTTTCCACTCAGCATCTGGCCATCCCTGCAGCTTTGGAAATCCACAAAAGCAACAACTCCCAGTAGCCCCTTCAACAAACTATGAATCATATTACTCATACATACAGGGTCTGGACACTTTTCAAATGAATGGTGAGGAGTTTTCTTGGCCTGACACTGCTTCCATACACAATGAATTTCAAGATAACAGTTATATGAGATTTGGCATCAACGGAGTTGGAGATAGTGTGGAGAAACCCACTGAGATACAGCATGGAAATGGAACATTAGAGTCTCCAGAGTTATCAACTATGAACCTTTACAGACCATTAAGCGAGCACTCAGCCTTTATAGGAAATACTTCTCAATCTAGATCTCATACAAACTATAATCAACCTTCACCTAACCATCACCTTGTGGGTCAGAAAACATTTCAATCAGAGGGCAAGACATATGCAGAATCATCAAATAATTCTCACATATTTGGCAAAGATCATGCAGGGAACGATCACAGCAATATATTAATGTGTGCAGAAGAAGTTTTTGACAGTGAAAAAATTATATCCACGGAAACCAGACAAGTATGCTCTGATAATATTCAGGCTGAAAAGAAGGCAAAGAAGCAAGTTTATCCAGGCCAAAAAGACAAAGAAGGAAAACTCAAGGTtcgaaaagaaagaaaaacaaaGCCTGAGGCCAACAAAAAGCATGAAGATGACTGGGACAAACTAAGGAAGGAGGTAGAAGAAAATGGGACAAAGATAGAAAGAAACACGGATACAATGGATTCACTGGACTATGAAGCAATAAGATGTGCCTCTGTTAAAGAGATATCTGATGCTATCAAAGAGCGAGGAATGAACAACATGCTAGCTGAACGAATCAAG GAATTCCTGGATAGACTGGTTAGAGATCATGGAAGCATTGACCTTGAATGGTTAAGACATGCTCCCCCTGATAAAGTAAA GGACTATCTGCTGAGCATGAGAGGGTTGGGGTTAAAAAGTGTGGAATGTGTACGGCTTCTGACACTTCATCATCTTGCTTTCCCG GTTGACACCAATGTTGGAAGGATAGCTGTTAGACTTGGATGGGTTCCTCTCCAACCACTTCCTGAAAAACTACAAATACACCTCCTTGAACT GTATCCAGTGCTAGAGTCTATTCAAAAGTATCTTTGGCCAAGATTGTGCAAACTTGATCAAAGAACCTT GTATGAGCTACACTACCAGATGATTACATTTGGGAAG GTTTTCTGCACAAAGAAAAAACCAAACTGCAATGCATGCCCAATGCGAGCAGAGTGCAGACATTTTGCCAGTGCTTTTGCAAG TGCACGGCTTGCCTTGCCAGGACCAGAAGAGAAGCAAATTGTGAGCATGCCTGTTCCCATTGCAGATGAGAGAAACCCTCCAAATTTAAACCCGGTGATCCTATCTCTCCCTGGGAACAACATGAGCATTGAAGTGTGTCCTCAAAGCAAGCAGTGTGAGCCAATCATTGAAGAACCAGCAACACCAGAACAGAGTACAGAGGCATTAGAAAGTGACATTGAGGACTTCTTTTGGGAGGATCCTGATGAAATTCCTACTATCAATGTCAATCTCGAAGTGTTTGCGAAGAGTTTACAGAACCACATGCAAGAACATGAAGGTGACCAGTCTAAGGCCCTTGTTGCCTGGAATCCACAGTCTGCTTCCATCCCGACACCAAAACTGAAGAATGTGAGCCGGCTAAGAACAGAACATCAAGT ATATGAACTTCCAGATTCACACCCTCTGTTGGAAAAG ATGGATAAGCGGGAACCAGATGACCCAAGCCCGTATCTTCTTGCAATATGGTCACCAG GTGAGACTGCAAATTCCATTGAACCGCCGCAAAGGAAGTGTGGATCGCAAGACTCAACCAGCCTGTGCAATGACAACACATGCTTTTCATGCAATAGCATTAGAGAAGCTAATTCACAAATTGTGAGAGGAACAATTCTG ATACCGTGTAGAACAGCAACAAGGGGAAGCTTTCCACTCAACGGAACTTACTTTCAAGTTAATGAG TTATTTGCGGACCACGCATCCAGCATTGAGCCCATAGATATCCCTAGGGCATGGATATGGAATTTGCCAAGGAGGACAGTATACTTTGGAACCTCTGTATCGTCAATTTTCAAAG GTCTATCAACCCCAGAAATTCAGCATTGCTTTTGGAGAG GATTTGTTTGCGTTAGGGGATTTGATCAACAAAAACGTTCACCTCGCCCACTTTTTGCCAGATTCCATTTTATAGAAAGTAAATTTGCAAAGACAAAAAAGTGA